A genome region from uncultured Roseibium sp. includes the following:
- a CDS encoding DapH/DapD/GlmU-related protein yields the protein MQQTLEERFPDVLFYNSNLTEIQENVVIGAGSRVGSMTIVHKNARIGTGTTIGSHCNICDCTIGNNVSIQTACHITRGVTVEDDVFIGPHVVTLNDKLKGDPMIYPYIERGAKIGGGSTILPGVRIGANAVVGAGSVVTKDVPPGALVVGNPARIRQSAPGDRT from the coding sequence ATGCAACAAACCCTAGAGGAACGATTTCCGGACGTTCTTTTTTACAATTCGAATCTTACGGAAATACAGGAAAATGTCGTTATCGGCGCCGGTTCGCGCGTCGGGTCCATGACGATCGTTCACAAGAATGCCCGAATAGGGACGGGAACAACGATCGGATCTCACTGCAATATTTGCGACTGTACCATCGGCAACAACGTTTCGATCCAGACCGCCTGCCATATTACACGCGGTGTCACGGTTGAGGACGACGTGTTTATCGGGCCCCATGTCGTCACCCTGAACGACAAGCTGAAGGGCGACCCGATGATTTACCCCTACATCGAAAGGGGCGCGAAAATCGGCGGCGGCAGCACGATCCTGCCCGGCGTGCGGATCGGGGCCAATGCGGTCGTGGGCGCCGGCAGCGTGGTAACGAAAGACGTCCCGCCCGGCGCGCTGGTCGTCGGCAATCCGGCCCGAATCAGGCAGTCGGCTCCCGGCGACCGGACATAA
- a CDS encoding 3-keto-5-aminohexanoate cleavage protein, whose protein sequence is MKDLILNLAPTGMVPTREMSPHVPISPDEIVADCRKCADLGATILHVHARDESGKPTWRKEVYARIIGGIRETHPDVIICVSLSGRNFPEFEHRSNPLFLDGDLKPDMASLTLSSLNFARTESMNAPDMVTRLAETMAERGIRPELEVFDTGMVNYANYLVDRGVLTGPHYFNVLLGNLASAQATPLHLAAITQGLPQNAYWCAGGIGAAQLPANALGLLFGNGVRVGLEDFLWLDAERKQPATNAQMVERVRQLATTFGKSFASAGQVRKAFGIGRHDA, encoded by the coding sequence ATGAAGGACCTCATCCTCAATCTTGCGCCAACCGGCATGGTCCCGACCCGGGAGATGTCGCCCCACGTCCCCATTTCGCCGGATGAGATTGTCGCCGATTGCCGGAAATGCGCAGACCTTGGTGCGACGATCCTGCATGTCCATGCCCGCGACGAGAGCGGAAAACCGACCTGGCGAAAGGAGGTTTACGCTCGGATCATCGGCGGCATCCGGGAGACCCATCCGGATGTGATCATCTGCGTATCGCTCAGCGGCCGCAATTTTCCGGAATTCGAACATCGCAGCAATCCGCTATTTCTGGACGGTGACCTCAAGCCGGACATGGCAAGCCTGACACTGTCCTCATTGAATTTCGCCCGGACCGAAAGCATGAACGCCCCGGACATGGTCACCCGGCTTGCCGAAACCATGGCGGAACGCGGAATCCGCCCCGAACTCGAAGTGTTCGATACCGGAATGGTCAACTACGCCAACTACCTGGTGGACCGGGGTGTCCTGACCGGCCCTCACTATTTCAACGTCCTGCTCGGCAATCTTGCCAGCGCGCAGGCAACGCCGCTTCACCTTGCCGCAATCACCCAGGGTCTGCCCCAAAACGCTTACTGGTGCGCCGGCGGCATCGGCGCGGCACAGCTCCCGGCCAACGCCCTGGGGCTGCTGTTCGGAAACGGGGTGCGGGTCGGGCTTGAGGACTTCCTCTGGCTGGATGCCGAGCGCAAGCAACCGGCGACGAACGCTCAAATGGTCGAGAGGGTCCGGCAACTCGCCACAACCTTCGGCAAGTCCTTCGCCAGCGCGGGCCAGGTCCGCAAAGCCTTCGGGATCGGCCGCCATGACGCCTGA
- a CDS encoding glycosyltransferase — translation MTPETRPLRILMTNNTLSLRAGSELYLRDLAISFMKRGHFPVAYSRTLGPVANDLRAATIPVIDDLSEMSVAPDIIHGQHHLETMTAATHFPHVPVVYTCHGWVPWPEMPPAFPDIMRYVAVDDLCRERLLTTHGIAPNAITTLYNFADLKRFHRVRKLPEKPGSALVFSNTRPEVPRAIREACDRLGIEKLDIVGKASGNAIANPEAILADYDIVFAKARSAIEAMASGCAVVVADKERLAGMVTPENLATFRGLNFGIRTLQQQAFTSDNVERELKLYNAAEAGKVTQWIRSNADMDVIADAWIDLYRDAVDRWREVGPAITDEERFAALSRYLVGALSPRIKAADQNIRDRKNAEAELKSRRAELARVSKEAKKVPDLEKKLRNERAERKTDTDERLKTKAKLKSARQELLDIKSSRVWPLFRKFMN, via the coding sequence ATGACGCCTGAGACCCGCCCGCTGCGCATCCTGATGACCAACAACACCCTGAGCCTGCGCGCCGGGTCGGAGCTTTATCTGAGGGATCTCGCGATCTCCTTCATGAAGCGCGGTCATTTTCCGGTCGCCTACAGCCGGACGCTTGGCCCGGTCGCAAACGACCTGCGTGCCGCCACGATCCCCGTGATCGACGATCTGAGCGAGATGTCCGTTGCCCCGGACATCATTCACGGCCAGCATCACCTGGAGACCATGACAGCCGCGACGCATTTTCCGCACGTGCCGGTCGTCTACACCTGCCACGGCTGGGTGCCCTGGCCGGAAATGCCGCCGGCCTTTCCCGACATCATGAGATATGTCGCCGTCGACGACCTGTGCCGGGAACGCCTTCTGACGACCCATGGCATAGCGCCGAACGCAATCACCACGCTTTATAATTTCGCCGATCTCAAGCGGTTTCACCGGGTGCGCAAGCTGCCGGAAAAGCCGGGTTCGGCGCTGGTCTTCAGCAACACCCGGCCCGAGGTACCGCGAGCCATCCGGGAGGCCTGCGACCGGCTCGGGATCGAAAAACTCGATATCGTCGGCAAGGCCTCCGGGAATGCGATAGCGAACCCGGAAGCCATCCTTGCCGATTACGACATCGTCTTTGCCAAGGCACGGTCCGCGATCGAGGCGATGGCGTCCGGATGCGCTGTCGTCGTCGCCGACAAGGAGCGCCTCGCCGGCATGGTCACGCCGGAGAACCTTGCAACCTTCCGGGGCCTGAATTTCGGCATTCGAACCCTGCAGCAGCAGGCGTTTACCAGCGACAACGTGGAACGCGAACTGAAACTCTACAATGCGGCAGAGGCCGGCAAGGTCACACAATGGATCCGCTCGAACGCCGACATGGACGTGATTGCCGACGCCTGGATCGACTTGTACCGTGACGCCGTCGACCGCTGGCGGGAAGTGGGCCCGGCCATTACCGACGAAGAGCGGTTTGCCGCACTATCGCGGTATCTCGTCGGGGCGTTGTCCCCACGCATCAAGGCAGCCGACCAGAACATCCGCGACCGGAAAAACGCCGAGGCGGAGCTGAAATCGCGGCGCGCGGAGTTGGCCCGTGTGTCCAAAGAGGCAAAGAAGGTGCCCGACCTTGAAAAAAAGCTGCGGAATGAACGGGCCGAGCGCAAAACGGACACCGACGAACGGCTCAAGACCAAGGCCAAACTGAAATCCGCACGACAGGAATTGCTCGATATCAAATCAAGCAGAGTATGGCCGTTGTTTCGAAAGTTCATGAATTGA
- a CDS encoding Gfo/Idh/MocA family oxidoreductase, with product MKTTVPFPNPRFPIRVLLIGLGRMGQLHLKCLSGLTSVDVVGVVDTDATRADVAAGHRFSADPADFAGDFDAAIIAVPAEGHARVALPLLAEGIHCLVEKPLALSSGEIGKMIAATRAGGSVLAVGQVERFNPQIESCAARIGRLAGDIRVERLSQGSGAPGEADVISDLMIHDLDWIIRCEGSTDCTIDLLETRGPVDHLEYARCVLDFGDHRYDLRAGHGEGCRKRTVRISAADGSTEDYDLLDFMCGKSLDPLTRQAQAFVDACHGGETELATASDALAVYHLIERIRALGNPVLEPAERIA from the coding sequence TTGAAGACGACCGTTCCCTTTCCCAATCCCAGGTTTCCGATCCGGGTCCTGCTGATCGGTCTTGGCCGGATGGGGCAGCTGCATCTGAAGTGCCTGTCCGGACTGACGTCGGTTGACGTGGTCGGCGTGGTCGATACCGACGCGACCAGGGCAGACGTGGCGGCAGGCCACCGCTTTTCCGCCGACCCGGCCGATTTCGCCGGCGACTTCGACGCCGCGATCATTGCCGTCCCTGCAGAGGGTCATGCCCGGGTTGCCCTGCCGCTCCTCGCCGAGGGAATCCATTGCCTGGTCGAAAAACCCCTGGCACTCAGTTCCGGCGAGATCGGGAAAATGATCGCTGCCACGCGCGCAGGCGGCTCGGTTCTCGCTGTCGGACAGGTAGAGCGTTTCAATCCGCAAATTGAAAGCTGCGCCGCCCGGATTGGCAGGCTAGCAGGCGATATTCGGGTCGAACGCCTGTCTCAGGGGTCCGGCGCGCCCGGTGAAGCGGATGTAATTTCCGACCTGATGATCCATGATCTGGACTGGATCATCAGGTGCGAAGGCTCCACGGATTGCACGATCGATCTGCTGGAGACCCGCGGACCGGTTGACCACCTTGAATACGCCCGGTGCGTCCTCGATTTCGGGGACCACAGGTATGATCTGAGGGCTGGTCACGGAGAGGGTTGCCGGAAAAGGACGGTCCGGATCTCGGCGGCGGACGGCTCAACGGAGGATTACGATCTTCTGGACTTCATGTGCGGAAAAAGCCTCGATCCGCTGACACGGCAGGCCCAGGCCTTTGTCGACGCCTGCCATGGCGGAGAGACCGAACTGGCAACCGCATCCGACGCTCTGGCCGTCTATCATCTGATCGAGCGCATCCGCGCACTTGGCAATCCCGTGCTCGAACCTGCCGAGAGAATTGCGTGA
- a CDS encoding DegT/DnrJ/EryC1/StrS family aminotransferase, which translates to MTPKVPFVDLSAEWEPVRTEALRRIAGVFDHGRFVAGPEVSELEEKLAATVGTKHALCCASGTTALLMAMMALGIGPGDEVIVPAFTFIAPAECALILGASPVLVDVQVPSGLIDPDTLEAAITPRTKAIVAVSLFGLPADFKRINRIAENHGIPVIEDAAQSLGASRNGKASGSLAGIGCTSFFPTKALGGAGDGGAVFTDDADTANRLSEIREHGQSGKYHHVRPGLNGRLGSIAAAALLARLDMFEPLLERRRHIGRTYDRLLGDARRSGLLDFATDEGIEHSARSQYAVVVKARAKVVNSLEAAGVQTAVHYPQALDQQPVLRDCRCSGSLANASTMADKVLCLPIHPALSDDQVSYVADSLCSAVMH; encoded by the coding sequence GTGACACCGAAAGTCCCCTTCGTCGATCTTTCCGCCGAATGGGAGCCTGTGCGCACGGAGGCCCTCAGACGCATCGCCGGGGTCTTCGACCATGGACGGTTTGTCGCCGGGCCGGAAGTTTCCGAGCTGGAAGAGAAGCTTGCAGCGACGGTCGGCACGAAACACGCCCTTTGCTGCGCCTCCGGAACGACCGCGCTCCTCATGGCGATGATGGCGCTCGGCATCGGGCCGGGCGATGAGGTCATTGTTCCGGCCTTTACCTTCATCGCGCCCGCGGAATGCGCCCTGATCCTAGGCGCCTCGCCCGTGCTGGTGGACGTACAGGTGCCGTCCGGGCTCATCGATCCCGACACACTCGAAGCCGCAATCACGCCCCGAACCAAAGCCATCGTCGCCGTTTCGCTTTTCGGACTGCCCGCCGACTTTAAAAGGATCAACCGGATCGCGGAAAACCACGGCATCCCGGTGATCGAGGATGCTGCCCAGAGCCTTGGCGCGAGCCGGAACGGCAAAGCCAGCGGATCACTGGCCGGGATCGGCTGCACCAGCTTTTTTCCCACCAAGGCGCTCGGAGGCGCCGGGGACGGCGGGGCGGTCTTCACCGATGATGCGGATACGGCGAACCGGTTGAGCGAAATTCGTGAACACGGGCAATCCGGCAAGTACCATCATGTCCGGCCCGGGCTGAACGGCCGGCTCGGCTCTATCGCCGCCGCTGCACTTCTGGCCCGGCTGGACATGTTCGAACCGCTGCTGGAACGGCGGCGCCACATCGGCCGGACCTATGACAGGCTGCTCGGCGATGCACGTAGATCCGGTTTGCTGGATTTCGCGACGGATGAGGGGATCGAACACAGCGCGCGGTCGCAATATGCGGTCGTGGTCAAGGCCCGCGCGAAGGTGGTCAATTCACTGGAAGCCGCCGGCGTTCAAACGGCGGTCCATTATCCGCAGGCGCTTGACCAGCAACCGGTCCTGCGGGATTGCCGCTGTTCCGGATCGCTGGCGAACGCTTCGACAATGGCGGACAAGGTACTGTGCCTGCCCATCCACCCGGCCTTGAGCGACGATCAGGTGAGCTATGTCGCTGACAGCCTTTGCAGCGCGGTCATGCATTGA
- a CDS encoding ImmA/IrrE family metallo-endopeptidase: MRRGFKSQAEKISLSLREKLELSALDKLDPKIFLQSLGFVVWTPEEIPGINPDHLAQLTIHDPDSWSGVTIREGNATAIIINSAHPVTRQANTLIHEWAHVELRHKPNRVDRSEAGLLLLSDYPPELEEEADWLAGAVLVPRDGLLYFRGRGLDKDQIAAYYGVSAELANWRLRMTGVEKQIRARQLNYRS, encoded by the coding sequence ATGCGACGTGGATTTAAATCCCAAGCGGAGAAGATTTCTCTATCTCTTCGGGAAAAACTGGAACTCTCCGCACTAGATAAGCTTGATCCAAAGATTTTTCTTCAATCATTGGGTTTCGTCGTTTGGACGCCTGAAGAAATTCCTGGAATCAATCCAGATCATCTAGCGCAACTTACAATTCACGATCCTGATAGCTGGTCCGGCGTTACCATTCGTGAGGGGAACGCAACGGCAATTATTATAAATTCCGCCCATCCGGTCACGCGTCAGGCGAATACGCTTATCCATGAATGGGCTCACGTCGAATTGCGACATAAGCCGAACCGAGTGGATAGATCCGAGGCCGGACTCCTCCTTCTTAGCGATTATCCTCCTGAATTGGAGGAGGAAGCGGATTGGCTTGCGGGGGCAGTTTTAGTGCCTCGTGATGGACTTCTATATTTCAGGGGGCGTGGTTTAGACAAAGATCAAATTGCAGCCTATTATGGGGTCAGTGCTGAGCTTGCAAACTGGCGTTTGCGTATGACCGGTGTCGAAAAGCAAATTCGAGCAAGGCAACTAAATTATAGATCATAG
- a CDS encoding helix-turn-helix transcriptional regulator: MSLSIEKLGEMVADRRGTLGVRAAAKEIGISSATLSRIENGHIPDLVTFAAICRWLGEDPSKFLGMQPTESENTAASVHLRKKKTTSIDTAIALGGMIISVQQALRDRENI; the protein is encoded by the coding sequence ATGAGCTTAAGTATTGAAAAGCTGGGTGAAATGGTTGCCGACAGGCGTGGCACCCTCGGGGTGCGGGCGGCAGCCAAAGAGATAGGAATTAGCTCCGCGACTTTATCTCGAATCGAAAATGGTCATATTCCCGACCTCGTAACCTTTGCTGCTATATGCAGATGGTTGGGAGAAGATCCTTCCAAGTTTCTTGGTATGCAGCCTACAGAATCAGAAAACACTGCAGCGAGCGTTCATTTAAGAAAAAAGAAAACGACTTCAATTGATACCGCAATAGCCTTAGGCGGAATGATAATTTCCGTACAACAGGCCCTGCGAGATCGAGAGAATATCTGA